Genomic DNA from Lactuca sativa cultivar Salinas chromosome 8, Lsat_Salinas_v11, whole genome shotgun sequence:
AACTCGTGTCCTGAATAGAATCCCAaacctgattccctaaggcttGCTAGTAACATCACGAGAACGCGATCTCCTTATTGGCAAGCTTTTCCGAACTTccatctcacactatcctcaaaccATACAACCGCTTGGGCTATCTTCCTTCCCAATaaggatgcgaaacttatcctagTCTCAAAACTGCCTCGCTTCTGAATCCTTgggtgattctcccccactttgattcagctAATGCCCTACAGCACACAAAACTTgaagaattcccaatccttctcaccaCCCATGACCAATCTGCTAGAAACCACACTTTACCATTGCTAGTGTTTCAACACTAGCTAGTCCCAAAGATCACACAACTCTAAAAAtccgaataaatctccggtaataacccgctagacccaggaagctctgaatctcaattGGATACCATCAGAATCTCCCACTttatcacggcctctatcttggcctaATCGACTAGAATATCCTTCCGATTGACGAGGtacccaagaaattgcaccccgcgcaaccagaactcacgaTTAAAGAAACTTGCGAAAATTCTCTTCCTCCttaaagtctctagcacctccctcagtgTGTTTCTCGTGCTACTCCTTAGTCTTGGATTAAACCAAGATGACGTTGAACTCTCCCAATCCCGCAATCTGGGGAATTGGTCTATCAATATTCGCCAATGCTTCTCGGTATGCAATGAACATATTACATCTCATAAAAATACAATTCAGACACAAACTAAGGATAACTCAGGGTTACACTTACTCAAACCTATGGAATGAAAGGCTCCTGTGTGCAGTTTCCTACAAGTGCTGCACCGAATCTGGTCCTGGTGGTCTCTCGAAAGCTAATCTGAAATCTATGGTCCCCTCCCAAGACCCCTCACTATAAGCAACTGATTTGGTTCCCTCTTACCAATGTGCTCCATGTCCATATCCCgctctcaagttatggaagtcatatcatttagggtcttgcactccgagatactcacaatcttcatcgatgacatacttatctactctcgaagtaaggaggaccATAGCCAACATCTGCGATTAGTCTTAGAAACCCTGCGtgtggagaagctttatgcgaagttcttgaAATGCGAaatttggattcgacgagtcgaattcttagggcatgtggttagcgaagagggaatacacgtggacccttccaaaattaaagctagtgagagctggtcagcaccaaagacgtctacagaaattcgtcaatttctaggcctcattGGCTACTGTCGCTGGTTTAtttagaacttctcccgcatagcgaagcctcttacaacactTACCCAGAAGGGCGtatcctttgactgggaagaaaagcaggaaagagcgttccaaacgctcaaacgagccttgtgtaccgcaccaatactatccctccccaaagggatagaagacttcgtagtctattgcgatgcatcaaatcaaggactcatatgtgttctaatgcagcggggtaaggtcatcgcctatgcctcaagacagctgaagacacatgaggtcaaatatacgacccatgatcttgaactaggagcagttgtgtttgctctgaagatctggagacactacatgTACGATACAAAGAGCACAATCTTTACAAACCACAAGAGCCTACAACAAATATTCGactagaaggagctcaacatgagacagcgacggtgggtcgagctacttagtgactatgaatgcgaaattcgaatcatcccggcaaggccaaagtagtagctgacgccctgagtcggaaagaatattctggtcgtagggttaaatcattgactatgactatccattcacacttatccacacaaataaaagcggctcagctcgacgctttgaaacctgaaaatgtgaccaGTGAATCCCTacgagggatggataagaacttggaagtcaagggtggcggagcttattatcTCATGAAtcagatctggaccccgaaacttggtggtttcagagacttggtcatgaacgaggcgcacaacactcgttattccgtccacccaggttcagataagatgtatctggatcttaaaaagttgtactggtggcctaacatgaaagcaaagattgctaccttcgtgagtagatgccttacttgcgcaaaggtcaaggtcgagtactAGAAACCCTCATGCCTCCTACAACAGCctgagatcccggaatggaagtgggagcggatcactatggatttcattaccaagttgcccaagacaacgggtggacttgataccatatgggtcatcgtcgacagattgaccaagtccgcgcactttctacctatcaaggaaacagacaagatggaaaaacttgcaagaacttacattagggagatagtacgactgcacggtgttcccatatccattatctcggacataGATAGtagtttcacttctaggttctggaagtcGCTAcagagttccctaggaactaggctggacatgagtacagcctaccatccgccgacagacggacaaagtgagaggactattcaaaccttggaagatatgttgcgagcctgtatgatcgactttgggaaggcatgggatactcatttaccccttgtcgaattttcctacaacaacagttatcacagaagcataaaggctgctccatttgaggccctctatggctgcaggtgcagatcccctctgtgctaggctgaggtgggtgatacccagttagctacaggacgagttcctgaaagcacccTCGATGTGAAAGATATTCCCTAAGATGAGacagagaagtttcagtgcaacatcaaagccttaaggatgattaggtttgctttacaaTCGGAAACGTTTCGATtagtgagttcatgcacaacAGTGAAGGAGATATGTGATAGGTTGAAGGaactatattccacagatgaagatcttgagcattCCATCCAAACTTTATTGCACTCGGAATTTGGTGACTTTAAGAAGAAGCCTGAAGAAAAGCTTATTCAAgcttttgatcgctttaatcatctcctAAATAGAATGATAAAGAATGGGATAGAAAGGAATGtcattgaacaaaaggtcacatttatgaatggcCTTAGAACTGAATGGATGGCTATGGTGTCCACTGTGAAGGCACACGAACAATTCAAGGCTTACTCTCTTGCAAAGTTAGTGGGAATATCAAAGTCACATGAGAGTGCAGTATCTAATGAAACGAACGTGGTTTCTAGCATGGGGTCATTAGCTCTAATCTTGAAAGGAAAGAATGctgctgaagaagaagaagatttagatctTTCTGAGTATGATCTAACAAGTGAAGATTTTACattgatggtgtccaatcccaagaagttcatcaaaagaaggttcccagccaacaagaaccgcaattggcagggaagctacagtgtTGAGAAGGTGAAGGAGAAACCGAAAAATGTTCCTCAgtctgaagaaccaaagaaggaaacaAAATTTGGTGGTGACTCAGGCTTTAACTGTCACTATTGTGGAGGCAAAAGTCaatttgccaaagattgcatgttaagAAAGAAGTCTGTAAAGAATGACGATGATGACGAGGAAGCGAGCCTCTTACATCGATTGGAtgaaatcaagaaaaagaaagttgGATCTCATAacacaatgaatgctttaattgtgcagggaaaTACTGTTGATGATGAATTTGGCAGTGTTGAAATTTGGTCGACTGATTCTGAAGAGGAGGATGTgaggaagcccactcatggcagggatttgttggtgaaagaagaaaaagttgctggaaagtgtctgatggtgacttCTGAGGTGTCACAAATGAGAGGTTATACCACCGATGGGGGACGACACGAAGCGAAAGAGCGAGAAGACAATTGTTTTGCAACGAAACCTGTCAATGTGCAGATCAATGAAtgcgatgagttgatcaagaaggtacaatataTTCTTGTTTCTTTAAATATCCCCatcacaaactatgaaaaggaactaaatggattaaaatcaaaattttctagtataagtgGTAGTTTATTTCAAACTcgcgtcacaaactctaacctaactgatcaaatcagcagtgTATCATCAAAAGAGTGAGGAAAGTCGTATTTGGATAGAGCAAAAGTAGATGGAGTTGATTAGGTCTATGGA
This window encodes:
- the LOC111886644 gene encoding uncharacterized protein LOC111886644, which codes for MIRFALQSETFRLVSSCTTVKEICDRLKELYSTDEDLEHSIQTLLHSEFGDFKKKPEEKLIQAFDRFNHLLNRMIKNGIERNVIEQKVTFMNGLRTEWMAMVSTVKAHEQFKAYSLAKLVGISKSHESAVSNETNVVSSMGSLALILKGKNAAEEEEDLDLSEYDLTSEDFTLMGSYSVEKVKEKPKNVPQSEEPKKETKFGGDSGFNCHYCGGKSQFAKDCMLRKKSVKNDDDDEEASLLHRLDEIKKKKVGSHNTMNALIVQGNTVDDEFGSVEIWSTDSEEEDVQPTLNQVHTVQGVTQLQTAELTTLVKEDNADGCDEFFRSAPIDNADETEGPSQKTSWRVKGRYVAEPLNDPTRFDVPSTRGTKIDSDEPVKMSSKTSSLKSGSHAQVMRDEQFDDEWYIYNGCLPHITGRKEELMEFQSLQDGGCVKYGNNSFGTIKGYDMITNGDFSIRKVAYVEGLQTQPHQCFSTGGQHWIKGFVQ